One Rosa chinensis cultivar Old Blush chromosome 3, RchiOBHm-V2, whole genome shotgun sequence DNA window includes the following coding sequences:
- the LOC112194401 gene encoding cell wall / vacuolar inhibitor of fructosidase 1, translating to MDEKLIDQTCRKTPDYNLCTSILKSSPGKDLRGLAIVAIDAVGSKATTTMNRINELLKQSPKDTALNHCHDMYNVILNSYVQGARDTLKRGFSSHIATSSMSLTPDTARSCEEAFKGRSPLTNLNKDVENIAAVAGAVAGQLP from the coding sequence ATGGATGAGAAACTCATTGACCAAACGTGTAGAAAAACACCGGATTACAACCTTTGTACCTCAATTCTCAAATCTAGCCCCGGTAAAGATCTTAGAGGTTTAGCTATCGTAGCTATTGATGCAGTTGGCTCCAAAGCAACTACAACAATGAACAGAATTAATGAGTTGCTTAAACAAAGCCCAAAAGATACTGCCTTAAATCATTGTCATGATATGTACAATGTAATTTTAAATTCATATGTTCAAGGAGCCAGGGATACGCTTAAGCGGGGTTTCTCTTCTCATATTGCAACCTCAAGCATGAGTCTCACTCCCGATACTGCAAGGTCATGCGAGGAAGCTTTTAAAGGCAGGTCTCCTCTTACTAATTTGAACAAAGATGTCGAGAATATTGCGGCAGTGGCTGGAGCAGTGGCGGGGCAATTGCCTTGA